The DNA sequence ATTTATTAAGCTACCTAGCTAATTGGCTATTTGCTTAACAcaagtggggagggggggggattatGTGCAAAAAAATTACTACGTTAGCCAGCTAGTTAGCTATTCCGCacaccaaagcaaaaaaaaaaaaaaaatgcaacaattttATTATACCAGATAACTAGTTGGCTAAATCGAcaacaaaagtttttaaaatgtcacaatCTAATTTACAGTATAGTAGTCGTAATTTTCAAATGTCAGTTAACGCCGTCTTGAAATACTCATTTTCGAGTCGACGTATCTTATCGAACAAATAATGAAATCCTATACATTGTGTCGTAGTAGGCCAAAagttgcactaaaaaaaaaaagactagcaTGTGTGAGGACAAAGTGCATACGAGCGCATGGACATCAATAATATTGAACAAATCCATCTAAAATGGTTCCTTATTTGAATGTTGGACGTCGTGGACAGGTAGAAGGTTGAAGACTATTTGTGGCGTGTTGTAGATCATCCACATGCGCGACATGTACTCCACGGTCATCGACATCCACCGCCTCCGCCAGAAGGAGCAGAAGCACCACCTCCATCACAACTATACGAGAGAGGACCTCCGAGGctacgacgacgacgacaaccCCCTCGTCGCCTTCGCCTCTTGGGCCGGCGTGGCGGGCGGCGCCTCCCCCGAAGAGGAGGCGCTGCTGGGGGACGAGGAGGCTCGGCGTCGGCGGGAGCAGGTCCGGTTGGAGTGCAGCTTCGCCGGCCTGCTGGCGCCGCTCTACAAGGAGCGCGCGGCGCCCGAGGGCGTCGACGGCGAGAGGGGGGGGCACCACGCGCGCTCCATCGTCTCGTCTTCCATCTCGGCGTTCACGCTGCCCGTCATCAAACTCAACAACTGCGTCATCGACGAGCCGGAGATGGAGGCCATCACGGAGGAGGAGAGAGGCTTACGCGGGCGTGACGACGAGAGGTCGCCAACCCCGGGCGCCGCCGTGTCCCTGGCGGTTCCGGTGGCGTGCGTCGCCAAGGCCTCCAAGGCGCCGCGCTTGCACCGGAGTCattccgcctcctcctcctcatcctcgtcAGTGTCCTCTTCCTCCCTGGCGCCGTCCTCTACCTCAGGCTGCTGGCTTTCCCCCGGCGCGGCCCGGCCCGACTTTGGTTCCAATTCCTCCTTGCACATACTCAGCAGCCACTCCAAATCTTTGGACCTGGAGCGCCAGCCCAGCATGCTCAGCGTGCACCGCGAACAGCGCAAGCACCCCAGCTGGCCCCGCTTGGACCGCAGCAACAGCAGCCGCAGCATCAAGGGCTACACCCGGCTGGAGGACCGGGGGGACGAGCGGCAGGAGACCAGGGCGGCGCCGACGACGACGCTCCCGCCGCCGGCCGACGGCGCCAGTCGAGACTACAGCAAGCGAGAGAAGCTGCTCATGATATCCCGCTCGCACAACAATCTGAGCTTCGAGCGGGACGACTTGAGCGGCGGGACGATGAAGCGGGGCAGCTCAGAGACACGATTCTAAGAGGCAGGATTTATTGGATTGGACCCACACGAGGTCCGCGTCGCCGGGAAAGCGTGTTGACACAACCGATGCGGGTGACCACATTTACATGAGTAGATGCGTGGTGATGTCTGCGAGATGGCGACAACTGGCAAGGGCAactaactagagctgtcaaaattaagcgattaatcgacaagtaatcgatgatCAAAGACATCgtttgaagccatttttttattatttaaaacggtccaaatcttctgatttcagcatatcaacagtaactGATTTTTTAGGCCTTCATggaagaagactgattatcttctgttttat is a window from the Vanacampus margaritifer isolate UIUO_Vmar chromosome 19, RoL_Vmar_1.0, whole genome shotgun sequence genome containing:
- the tmem200a gene encoding transmembrane protein 200A isoform X1, encoding MTAAAGVLTGLAKLKRQDSARSQQRPAPATSTGSANAAQEGAPRKRKRRTDVVVVRGRLRLYSASGFFLLLGLLILAVGIAMATLGYWPQSSGQSPPGGGASKAAEAEDSALKNTSIKGHMKFFLFTKSVWFETDPFPRIPGRPSRRPGGGALTRFLEQHRHSERMKMFGPFTMGIGIFIFICANAILHENRDKETKIIHMRDMYSTVIDIHRLRQKEQKHHLHHNYTREDLRGYDDDDNPLVAFASWAGVAGGASPEEEALLGDEEARRRREQVRLECSFAGLLAPLYKERAAPEGVDGERGGHHARSIVSSSISAFTLPVIKLNNCVIDEPEMEAITEEERGLRGRDDERSPTPGAAVSLAVPVACVAKASKAPRLHRSHSASSSSSSSVSSSSLAPSSTSGCWLSPGAARPDFGSNSSLHILSSHSKSLDLERQPSMLSVHREQRKHPSWPRLDRSNSSRSIKGYTRLEDRGDERQETRAAPTTTLPPPADGASRDYSKREKLLMISRSHNNLSFERDDLSGGTMKRGSSETRF
- the tmem200a gene encoding transmembrane protein 200A isoform X2, which translates into the protein MTAAAGVLTGLAKLKRQDSARSQQRPAPATSTGSANAAQEGAPRKRKRRTDVVVVRGRLRLYSASGFFLLLGLLILAVGIAMATLGYWPQSSGQSPPGGGASKAAEAEDSALKNTSIKGRPSRRPGGGALTRFLEQHRHSERMKMFGPFTMGIGIFIFICANAILHENRDKETKIIHMRDMYSTVIDIHRLRQKEQKHHLHHNYTREDLRGYDDDDNPLVAFASWAGVAGGASPEEEALLGDEEARRRREQVRLECSFAGLLAPLYKERAAPEGVDGERGGHHARSIVSSSISAFTLPVIKLNNCVIDEPEMEAITEEERGLRGRDDERSPTPGAAVSLAVPVACVAKASKAPRLHRSHSASSSSSSSVSSSSLAPSSTSGCWLSPGAARPDFGSNSSLHILSSHSKSLDLERQPSMLSVHREQRKHPSWPRLDRSNSSRSIKGYTRLEDRGDERQETRAAPTTTLPPPADGASRDYSKREKLLMISRSHNNLSFERDDLSGGTMKRGSSETRF